A single window of Gemmatimonadota bacterium DNA harbors:
- a CDS encoding aminotransferase class III-fold pyridoxal phosphate-dependent enzyme, producing MSKKNYTIAKSKALLNRYGDVLVRGYIPHKNIFGQVDMGYPAFVQRAAGARFWDVDGNEFLDYVMGFGPIVLGYDDPAVCRAIQDQVANGTVYSLAYPRELAVAELLIEVIPCAEMVGFFIGGSAATSSAVRLARVYTGRDRVITCGYHGWHDWARPDDEGVPKSVSELTCAVPYGDLDALESGLKKYDNQVACVVMETIQGSGPPDGFLQGCVDLAHEYGAVCVFDETKVGFRVAMGGAGEYYGVVPDIATFGKACCNGYAGSFIAGKREILGSKACQSVWMTATAHGDPLSLTAMEVVIGELQRRDGIAYQWKIGSRLIEGINAVCKAAGLSYHLIGVGPMPRPVIDDSDRERCMEMLRGCLARGYYLHPSHPMFLSLAHTEADIEDTIEAVREAIGDLD from the coding sequence ATGTCAAAAAAGAATTATACCATTGCAAAGTCAAAGGCTCTGCTGAATCGCTATGGCGATGTTCTGGTTCGCGGGTACATTCCGCATAAGAATATTTTTGGCCAGGTCGATATGGGCTATCCCGCATTTGTACAGCGCGCAGCGGGAGCGCGATTTTGGGATGTGGATGGCAATGAGTTTTTGGATTATGTAATGGGTTTCGGGCCGATTGTTCTGGGGTATGATGATCCTGCTGTGTGCCGTGCAATACAGGATCAGGTGGCGAATGGCACAGTGTACAGTCTGGCGTATCCCAGGGAGTTGGCGGTTGCAGAATTGCTCATTGAAGTGATTCCATGTGCGGAGATGGTGGGTTTTTTTATTGGGGGCAGTGCAGCGACTTCCAGCGCGGTGCGCCTGGCGCGGGTATATACGGGTCGCGATAGAGTGATTACGTGTGGGTATCACGGCTGGCACGATTGGGCGCGTCCGGACGATGAGGGTGTCCCGAAATCCGTCAGTGAACTGACCTGTGCGGTTCCCTACGGCGATTTAGACGCTCTGGAATCGGGTTTGAAGAAGTATGACAATCAGGTGGCGTGTGTGGTGATGGAGACGATTCAGGGGAGCGGCCCGCCGGATGGATTTTTGCAAGGGTGTGTGGATCTGGCACATGAATACGGCGCGGTCTGCGTGTTTGACGAGACAAAGGTAGGGTTTCGCGTGGCAATGGGCGGCGCGGGGGAATATTATGGGGTTGTACCCGATATTGCGACGTTTGGCAAAGCGTGTTGCAATGGGTATGCGGGAAGTTTTATTGCCGGGAAGCGCGAGATTCTGGGGTCAAAAGCGTGCCAGTCGGTGTGGATGACAGCTACCGCGCACGGGGACCCGCTCAGTTTGACGGCAATGGAGGTCGTGATAGGGGAACTTCAGAGGCGGGATGGCATTGCCTATCAATGGAAAATTGGAAGCCGATTGATCGAAGGTATCAACGCGGTTTGCAAAGCAGCAGGGTTGAGTTATCATCTCATTGGCGTTGGGCCCATGCCGCGTCCCGTCATAGACGATTCTGACCGCGAGCGCTGCATGGAGATGCTGCGGGGATGTCTTGCGCGGGGGTATTACTTGCATCCCTCGCATCCGATGTTTCTCTCCCTGGCACATACAGAGGCGGATATCGAAGATACAATAGAAGCGGTGCGCGAGGCTATTGGGGATTTGGATTAA
- a CDS encoding zinc-binding alcohol dehydrogenase produces MPRELIADRPGHTTLREYNEEPLNRDQVRAKSLYSAVKHGTEFRGFQANTLDASDIFSWEWRMHLRGQKQKDAFPKRLGNMYVAEVTDVGQDVSNIRVGDRIFGHAPVRETHTLSADRVEKAPDGVSWQALMATDPAGVALGGVRDANIRIGDRVAVFGLGAIGLMTVQLARIAGARWVAAIDPIEKRCLISEAYGADLVLDPREADVGMVIKQATAKLGVDVSMETSGSSAAMTDALRSTRYQGTVVSTAYYNAPMQSLHLTGEWHRNRIRIISVRSDSEPWLDYGWDKKRGNKEAYDLLVEGRLNAEGLIDPIVPLNHVAEAYMQMNEHPETGIKLGVDHSLV; encoded by the coding sequence ATGCCACGCGAACTCATAGCAGACCGGCCGGGACACACGACACTGCGAGAATACAATGAAGAACCTTTAAATCGAGATCAGGTACGTGCAAAAAGCTTGTATTCAGCGGTAAAACACGGCACGGAGTTCCGGGGTTTCCAGGCCAATACACTCGATGCGTCCGATATTTTTAGCTGGGAATGGCGCATGCACCTGCGCGGACAAAAACAGAAAGACGCGTTTCCCAAACGGTTGGGCAATATGTATGTCGCCGAAGTGACAGATGTGGGACAAGACGTGTCAAATATTCGGGTGGGAGATCGGATTTTTGGTCACGCTCCCGTTCGAGAGACGCATACACTTTCGGCGGATCGCGTTGAAAAAGCACCGGATGGCGTCTCGTGGCAGGCTCTAATGGCTACAGACCCCGCAGGCGTTGCCCTTGGAGGCGTCAGAGATGCCAATATCCGCATTGGGGATCGCGTCGCAGTCTTTGGTCTGGGGGCGATTGGATTGATGACCGTACAACTCGCCCGCATCGCCGGCGCGCGCTGGGTCGCGGCAATTGATCCCATTGAAAAGCGATGCCTGATTTCCGAAGCCTACGGTGCAGACCTCGTCCTGGACCCGCGCGAAGCCGATGTCGGCATGGTCATTAAACAAGCCACCGCAAAACTCGGCGTCGATGTATCTATGGAAACCAGCGGATCGTCCGCTGCAATGACCGATGCACTGCGTTCAACGCGCTATCAGGGCACGGTTGTATCCACAGCCTATTACAATGCCCCCATGCAAAGCCTGCATTTGACCGGCGAATGGCATCGCAATCGGATTCGCATTATATCCGTGAGATCCGACAGCGAACCCTGGCTGGATTACGGGTGGGACAAAAAGCGCGGAAATAAAGAAGCCTACGACCTCCTCGTCGAAGGCCGCCTAAACGCCGAAGGCTTAATTGATCCCATCGTGCCCCTTAACCATGTTGCCGAAGCCTATATGCAAATGAATGAACATCCCGAAACCGGGATTAAACTCGGTGTTGATCATTCTCTTGTCTAA
- a CDS encoding DUF2283 domain-containing protein — MRLNYYPETDSLYIDLSERTSTDSREISEGIILDYDAEGQLVGIDIDHASKKVELKKLTLSKLPGTLEMSSV; from the coding sequence ATGAGACTTAACTATTACCCGGAAACGGATTCTCTATATATAGATCTCTCAGAGCGAACCAGTACTGATAGTCGAGAAATATCGGAAGGCATTATTCTCGACTATGATGCGGAGGGCCAGCTTGTTGGCATCGACATTGACCACGCCAGCAAGAAGGTTGAACTAAAAAAACTCACGCTCAGCAAGTTGCCTGGTACACTTGAAATGAGCAGTGTATAA